Proteins encoded within one genomic window of uncultured Desulfobacter sp.:
- the radA gene encoding DNA repair protein RadA: MAKKKDKTIFRCKTCGTQTPKWMGQCPDCGDWDSLVEETLVARTPGVAGAGRTAIAAKPVPIESVETGTALRMGTGINEFDRVLGGGIVSGSLVLIGGDPGIGKSTLMLQVLSTLAKAGKKCLYVSGEESIGQISMRGKRLGSMGNSLFVVSETDLEAILAMAEKDQYDAMVVDSIQTVFHPQVTSTPGSITQIREASMQFMRLSKTIGLPIFLVGHVTKGGAIAGPRIMEHMVDTVLYFEGDKNHIFRILRAVKNRFGSTNEIGVFEMRDQGLTQVPNPSAVFLSERAQVAPGSVVTASMEGSRPILVEIQGLVSTSGLGTPRRTVLGLDSNRVALIVAVMEKRLGMNLAGLDIFMNVTGGVRITEPSADLAIAAALASSFLDRPVHKETTLIGEIGLTGEIRAVSHAQARIKEAAKMGFTRCLVPTATMKQLSKIKGMAIESVSFLRDAVEVLFEG; the protein is encoded by the coding sequence ATGGATGGGACAATGCCCGGACTGTGGCGACTGGGACAGCCTTGTGGAAGAGACTCTGGTGGCCCGGACCCCGGGCGTGGCAGGTGCAGGCCGAACGGCCATTGCCGCAAAACCCGTACCCATCGAATCCGTGGAGACGGGTACCGCCCTACGCATGGGCACCGGCATCAATGAATTTGACCGGGTTCTGGGCGGCGGTATTGTAAGCGGCTCTCTGGTGCTCATCGGCGGAGACCCCGGCATCGGAAAATCCACACTTATGCTCCAGGTGTTGTCCACCCTGGCAAAGGCCGGAAAAAAATGTCTGTATGTATCCGGGGAAGAATCCATCGGCCAGATTTCCATGCGGGGAAAACGCCTGGGGTCCATGGGCAATTCTTTATTTGTGGTATCAGAGACCGATCTTGAGGCAATTCTTGCCATGGCCGAAAAAGATCAATATGACGCCATGGTTGTGGACTCCATCCAAACCGTATTTCATCCCCAGGTCACATCCACCCCGGGCAGCATCACCCAGATCAGAGAAGCATCCATGCAGTTCATGCGCCTGTCCAAAACCATAGGACTTCCCATTTTTCTTGTGGGGCATGTCACCAAAGGCGGTGCCATTGCAGGCCCCAGAATCATGGAGCATATGGTGGACACGGTACTCTATTTTGAAGGGGACAAAAACCATATTTTCAGAATTCTTCGGGCCGTAAAAAATCGTTTCGGATCCACCAATGAGATCGGGGTGTTTGAAATGCGGGACCAGGGATTGACCCAGGTGCCGAATCCGTCGGCTGTGTTTTTGTCTGAACGGGCCCAGGTGGCCCCGGGATCTGTGGTTACGGCCAGCATGGAGGGCTCCCGCCCCATTCTGGTGGAGATCCAGGGACTGGTATCCACCTCGGGACTGGGTACGCCCCGGCGGACGGTCTTAGGACTGGACAGCAACCGAGTGGCCCTGATTGTGGCGGTGATGGAAAAACGCCTGGGCATGAATCTGGCCGGTCTGGACATTTTTATGAATGTCACAGGCGGGGTCCGCATCACCGAACCCTCGGCAGATCTGGCCATTGCAGCGGCGCTTGCCTCAAGCTTTCTGGACCGTCCCGTACACAAGGAGACCACCCTGATCGGCGAAATCGGCCTTACCGGCGAGATACGGGCGGTAAGCCATGCCCAGGCCAGAATCAAAGAAGCCGCCAAAATGGGATTCACCCGCTGCCTTGTGCCCACAGCAACCATGAAGCAATTATCAAAAATCAAAGGCATGGCCATTGAAAGCGTCAGTTTTTTAAGGGATGCCGTGGAGGTTTTATTTGAAGGGTAA
- a CDS encoding RlmE family RNA methyltransferase, with product MKGKKKQTKGTKPAKKGGKSGQWADHLTQKAKSMGYPARSVFKLEDIQNRFQVIKKGDTVLDLGCSPGSWTLYAAKLVGNQGRVLGIDLKPVETKLPPNASTIQDDILHPEDPAFIETHAGTFNAVISDMAPATTGRKDVDAIRSVELCRMALDTALKNLAFQGNFVCKIFQGNDFKTFEQEVKAAFKDCRVFKPESCRKQSKEIYIIGKEKIK from the coding sequence TTGAAGGGTAAAAAAAAACAGACAAAAGGAACCAAGCCGGCTAAAAAAGGCGGCAAAAGCGGCCAGTGGGCGGATCACCTCACACAAAAAGCCAAATCCATGGGATACCCTGCCCGGTCGGTATTTAAACTTGAAGATATTCAAAATAGATTTCAGGTGATCAAAAAAGGGGATACCGTACTTGATTTAGGGTGCTCACCTGGTTCCTGGACCCTTTATGCCGCAAAACTTGTGGGTAACCAGGGACGTGTACTCGGCATTGATTTAAAACCGGTGGAAACAAAACTGCCGCCCAATGCGTCAACCATCCAAGACGATATTCTTCACCCCGAAGACCCGGCTTTTATAGAGACACATGCCGGAACTTTTAACGCCGTGATCAGTGACATGGCCCCGGCCACCACAGGCAGAAAGGATGTGGATGCCATCCGCTCTGTCGAACTGTGCCGCATGGCCCTTGACACGGCCTTGAAAAATTTGGCTTTTCAGGGTAATTTTGTGTGTAAAATTTTCCAGGGAAACGACTTTAAAACGTTTGAACAGGAAGTGAAAGCAGCATTTAAGGATTGCCGGGTGTTTAAGCCCGAAAGTTGTAGAAAACAAAGCAAAGAAATTTATATAATAGGCAAAGAAAAGATTAAATAA
- a CDS encoding YebC/PmpR family DNA-binding transcriptional regulator, with amino-acid sequence MSGHSKWSTIKHKKGAADKKRAKIFTKLIKEITVAARMGGGDPNANPRLRHAIDSAKAQNMPKDNVDRAIKKGTGDMDGVNYEEIIYEGYGPGGVAVMVECLTDNKNRTIADVRYIFNKAGGNVGTDGCVAWMFDKKGVITISKENSDEDTLMEVAIDAGAEDIKDEGESFDVLTAPEDFDAVKDAIDGAEITYEVAEISMVPQNTTAVSGKEAEQMIKFMEALDDCDDIQNFYTNADIPDEAFDAM; translated from the coding sequence ATGTCAGGACATAGCAAATGGTCGACCATCAAACACAAGAAAGGTGCGGCCGACAAAAAGCGGGCAAAGATATTTACTAAGCTGATCAAAGAAATCACAGTCGCTGCCCGTATGGGCGGGGGTGATCCAAACGCCAATCCCCGCCTGCGCCATGCCATTGACTCGGCCAAAGCCCAGAATATGCCCAAGGACAATGTGGATCGGGCCATTAAAAAGGGTACCGGAGACATGGACGGGGTCAATTACGAAGAGATTATATATGAAGGGTATGGACCCGGCGGCGTGGCGGTAATGGTGGAATGCCTCACGGATAATAAAAACCGGACCATTGCCGATGTCAGATATATCTTTAACAAGGCAGGCGGCAATGTGGGAACCGATGGTTGCGTGGCCTGGATGTTTGATAAAAAAGGCGTAATTACCATTTCCAAGGAAAATTCAGACGAAGACACCCTCATGGAAGTGGCCATTGATGCCGGAGCCGAAGATATCAAGGACGAAGGAGAGAGCTTTGATGTGCTCACTGCACCCGAAGATTTTGATGCAGTCAAAGATGCCATTGACGGTGCAGAAATCACCTATGAGGTGGCTGAAATCTCCATGGTTCCCCAGAACACCACAGCCGTATCGGGAAAAGAAGCCGAGCAGATGATCAAATTCATGGAAGCCCTGGACGATTGTGATGATATCCAAAATTTTTATACCAACGCGGATATCCCGGACGAGGCTTTTGACGCCATGTAA
- the fliD gene encoding flagellar filament capping protein FliD — protein sequence MNPVDSNAENGFISVSYPLDLVNQAREVMLGANQELFSANVADISSDPPTEFSQLSFQLTSRLDGFSELLSSTDFFSELSPYQDEPATEETENSTFSESVEALFSNNTDTNGAFSASDLKAQEESVKTVIEAYNELVEWLDSSQYAINPSFKADLFKDMNSQVLESITSNKSPAQENAPATRVDGTAPQARQTESFSPQVVDASDETMESALSGIGLTLNTDGTLNVEKKFDAQFQTDVSRAYDVLAGKEGFFTKIGSAIDKLNSRDSRFDIYTQNDNAQVYTRDAGVQVRNIYRTNIASLLNIFA from the coding sequence ATGAACCCTGTTGATTCAAATGCCGAGAACGGCTTCATAAGCGTATCTTATCCCCTGGATCTTGTAAACCAGGCCCGTGAGGTAATGCTTGGTGCAAACCAGGAGCTTTTCTCTGCCAACGTTGCTGATATCTCGTCAGACCCGCCGACTGAGTTTTCTCAGTTATCCTTTCAACTCACCTCCAGGCTGGACGGATTTTCAGAATTACTCTCTTCCACCGATTTTTTCTCCGAATTATCTCCATATCAAGACGAACCTGCAACCGAAGAGACGGAAAATTCAACTTTTTCGGAAAGTGTTGAAGCGTTGTTTTCAAACAATACAGATACAAATGGGGCATTTTCCGCTTCGGATCTCAAAGCCCAGGAAGAGTCAGTAAAAACAGTGATTGAGGCGTATAACGAACTGGTTGAATGGTTGGACAGCAGTCAATATGCCATCAACCCCTCATTCAAGGCAGACCTGTTTAAGGATATGAACTCACAAGTGCTGGAAAGCATAACATCAAACAAATCCCCAGCCCAAGAAAATGCCCCGGCGACCCGTGTAGATGGAACGGCGCCCCAGGCCCGGCAGACAGAGTCTTTTTCCCCACAGGTGGTTGACGCATCGGACGAGACCATGGAATCGGCCCTTTCGGGAATTGGCCTGACCTTAAATACCGACGGCACCCTGAATGTCGAAAAAAAATTTGACGCGCAGTTCCAAACCGATGTCAGCCGCGCCTATGACGTTTTGGCCGGGAAAGAGGGATTTTTCACCAAAATCGGTTCTGCAATTGATAAGCTGAACAGCAGAGACAGCCGTTTCGATATTTACACCCAAAATGACAATGCCCAGGTCTATACCAGAGATGCGGGTGTTCAGGTCCGCAATATTTACCGGACAAATATTGCGTCACTGCTCAATATTTTCGCATAA
- a CDS encoding IS66 family transposase, translated as MEIKRPFTDEEFQATPEPVQRYIIQLEEVVVKLLNETEHLKKRVTELENKLNKNSQNSSKPPSSDPPFKKPDRKTQKGQRKRGGQKGHKGHQQKLMLPTSENIILPGECVCGCSDVVPDSLKAFHTHQVIELPEIKMDVLHFILHKGVCSKCGKVVKADIPSEHQTGYGPRLSALIAEISGIQGNSRETVRTFCRSVLNFPISTGAIQKVVDRASEALKPVYSQIANMARSSEVNYIDETSWFQSGALNWLWVMANSSVAYFMIHKNRSKEAFQALVQEWDGILVSDNYGVYAKWINLRQTCLAHIIRKAKALAERKDENVNQFGKQVVQDLQLLCHWAKSPPDSKEWRSFYDRFTELIFQHQEDKNEIGTMARSLIRQLESLWLFLDIVEVEPTNNHAERTLRYGVLWRKRSKGTQSEKGNHWVERILSFKQTCFIRSLESFPIMADLIHSYFKEQEPDLTWL; from the coding sequence ATGGAGATTAAAAGACCTTTTACCGATGAAGAATTTCAAGCCACCCCAGAGCCTGTTCAACGATATATTATCCAGTTGGAAGAGGTGGTTGTAAAATTGCTCAACGAAACAGAGCATCTTAAAAAACGAGTCACAGAGCTTGAAAATAAGCTCAATAAAAATTCTCAAAATTCCAGCAAGCCGCCTTCTTCTGATCCCCCCTTTAAAAAGCCGGATAGAAAAACCCAAAAGGGTCAAAGAAAAAGAGGCGGTCAAAAAGGTCATAAAGGCCATCAGCAAAAACTAATGCTCCCGACATCTGAAAATATCATACTGCCAGGGGAGTGCGTATGTGGTTGTTCCGATGTCGTCCCTGATAGCCTTAAGGCATTTCATACCCATCAAGTAATAGAATTGCCTGAAATTAAAATGGATGTACTTCATTTCATCCTTCATAAAGGCGTCTGTTCAAAATGCGGCAAAGTTGTCAAGGCAGATATACCTTCAGAACATCAAACCGGTTATGGACCCCGCCTGAGCGCCCTTATTGCAGAGATAAGCGGAATTCAAGGAAATAGCCGTGAAACTGTTCGCACGTTCTGTCGGTCAGTCCTCAATTTTCCAATATCAACAGGCGCTATTCAGAAGGTTGTAGACCGGGCCTCAGAGGCTCTAAAACCTGTATACTCCCAAATTGCCAACATGGCTCGCTCGAGCGAGGTCAACTATATTGATGAAACATCCTGGTTCCAAAGCGGTGCTTTAAATTGGTTGTGGGTTATGGCCAATAGTTCTGTTGCATATTTTATGATTCATAAGAACCGGTCCAAAGAGGCCTTTCAGGCATTAGTCCAGGAATGGGACGGCATTCTCGTTAGTGACAATTACGGCGTTTATGCAAAATGGATCAACCTGCGACAAACCTGCCTGGCCCATATAATCCGAAAGGCAAAAGCTCTTGCTGAAAGAAAGGATGAAAACGTCAACCAATTTGGCAAACAGGTTGTGCAAGATCTTCAACTGCTCTGTCATTGGGCGAAATCTCCACCTGACAGTAAAGAATGGCGTAGTTTTTACGACCGATTTACCGAATTGATTTTCCAACACCAGGAAGACAAGAATGAAATAGGTACTATGGCTCGTTCTCTGATCCGACAGCTTGAATCTCTTTGGCTTTTTCTCGATATCGTGGAGGTTGAGCCAACCAATAACCATGCAGAACGGACTTTGCGCTATGGTGTCTTATGGCGGAAAAGAAGCAAGGGGACGCAGAGTGAAAAGGGAAATCATTGGGTTGAAAGAATACTGTCCTTCAAACAGACTTGTTTTATTCGTTCGCTTGAATCCTTTCCCATAATGGCTGACTTGATTCATTCATATTTCAAAGAGCAAGAGCCGGATCTTACCTGGCTCTGA
- a CDS encoding ferritin family protein, whose amino-acid sequence MFTLNDLFDIAIKMEENGRDVYLNALGKAGNREIEGLVQWMAEEENRHKSWFEKQKSVISPSGRDLNIMLPGVIKEMMGDNSLSLDELDLSEITTSVQMLETFIMFENDTILFYEFLEAFVESEPVKAGLHKIIAEEMGHVDKISAMIQSLKDGGD is encoded by the coding sequence ATGTTTACCCTCAATGATTTGTTCGATATTGCCATAAAAATGGAAGAAAATGGCCGGGATGTGTATCTAAACGCTTTAGGGAAAGCCGGCAACAGGGAGATTGAAGGTCTTGTTCAATGGATGGCCGAGGAAGAAAACCGCCACAAATCGTGGTTTGAAAAACAAAAATCCGTCATTTCTCCAAGTGGCCGGGATCTCAATATTATGCTTCCCGGTGTAATTAAAGAGATGATGGGAGACAATAGCCTCTCCCTGGATGAACTGGATCTTTCAGAAATCACCACATCGGTGCAGATGCTTGAAACATTCATCATGTTTGAAAATGACACAATCCTGTTTTACGAGTTTCTGGAGGCCTTTGTGGAATCAGAACCGGTCAAAGCAGGCCTACACAAAATCATAGCCGAAGAGATGGGACATGTGGACAAAATATCCGCCATGATTCAATCCCTTAAAGATGGAGGGGATTAA